GAATTTCAGAACTATGAAGGACTTTAGAAATTATCTAGACTTAGAACAATTGACTGATTTTACCAGTAAGTAAACAGAGgccagaaatgaaaaattaattggCATAGATCATTCAGTGAGTTTTTGGCACCACTAAGATAGGATCCAGGGCTTCTGTTCTATTTTCACATGATTGTAAAGAGTCATATAATTTCACTTTAAGACCCTAAATAAAGGAATCAATACAATATGAGAAGTTGATGAGAAAAGAGAGACAGGTGTAAGAAGGTGTAAACAGACTGGgactattttgtttgatatgtttGTTTGATATGTATCTCTAGGGTTCCATTAAGGTCACTGAGTCTTCAGCTCAACCACTTGAGTTATGGGAAATGTCTCCACATCTTCCTCTGAAATGCTGGTCTGACTGCCCTAATCAGTGAAGATTGTATTGAGTTGGGCCCCAATGCCATGATGGGGGTAGGAATCATAGGACATATCTATGGGAACATCATAGCGGGGTGTACCAGCCTGAAAGGGAGTTGAATGTACGTGCCCTGAGCTTAGACTAGCAGAGGGGTAATGTGGCATGAAACTGTAGGATTTATCCAGGTCAGGGGAGGCATCTTGCTTCAAGGAGAAGTTCCCACTGATGCTCAGGGGTGGAGTAAGTGGGCCCTCATAAGGTGGTGTACTGCAGTCAGGTGGGTGGCTCCCAAAGGATGATTCTCCCAAACTCTTGAATACTGGGGGTTTGAGATTAATAAGATGTGTTTCCATATGGCCATAAGGAgggctggggagcccaggagACTGATAGTTGAAGTTGTGGACAGAGATGGCAGAGTCACAAAGAGGAGATTTCTCCTCACACTTCTCCAGGAGGACAGACTGAGAGCCCAACTGGAGGCATCCAGCCACCAGGTTGCTTGTGGGCTGAGAGAGCCCTTTACAGAGCATCTCCACAAAGCCCTTCCCTTCAGGTGTCTGTCCAGTTTCTAGGACCTCAGACAACGCCCAAATATAGTTCCTGGCCAGTCTAAGAGTCTCTATCTTGGAGAGCTTTTGGGTCTTAGAGTAGCACGGCATAACCCTCCTCAGGTTGTCCAGGGCATCGTTCAGGCCGTGCATCCGGGTCCGTTCCCTAGCATTAGCCTTGACTCTTCGAGCCCTGAATCTCTCAAGGCGAGCTTTCgtcatcttctttttcttgggACCTCTTCTCTTAGGCTTCTCcccatcttcttcctcctcttcttcctcctcaatACTGTCATGCTCTTCAGCTAAGCTGCCAGGCATCCCATAAGCAGCTggtcttctctcctcctcctttatcTCATTCTGAGAAGCTGGGCCTTTGTCCATCCAAGATGGTGTATTGACCAACTCTGTCATCTCCTTGGGTTTCACATAAGATTTTGCCATTTCCAgactctggaaaaggaaacagcaaTGGTTAGTGCCTGTGAACATCTGATTtgatttaaaactaaattttcttTCTATGTCTTAGATGTAAAGCACAGAATTTGTATTGGAATTCAACTTATAATTATCTAGCCCAAGTTCTCCATTCTAAATAActaacctagggcttccctggtggcgcggtggttgggggtccgcctgccgatgcaggggacgtgggttcgttccccggtccgggaagatcccacatgccgcggagcggctggacccgtgagccatggccgctgagcctgcgcgtctggagcctgtgctccgcaacgggagaggccacggcagtgagaggcccgcgtaccgcaaaaataaataaataagtaagtaagtaaataaataaataactaatctAAActcagataaatgcccaggacACTCACTTAACTATAGCATTTATAAGAAAATCAACTATAGGAAAAGGAAATTGACTTGATTATTCATTGCAGTGTCAATACCCAACTCTTTTTATTCTCAGGTTCTTTATCtcatggatatttttttttttttttttgctgtacggggcctctcactgttgtggcctctcccgtgcggagcacaggctcagcggccatggctcacgggcccaaccgctccgcggcatgtgggatcttcccggaccggggcacgaacccgtgtcccctgcatcggcaggcggactctcaaccactgcgccaccagggaagccctctcatggaTATTTTATGCAAAAATAACGATATACCACTCaaagcatgtttttctttcttcccagaaTTCAGATCATAAAAGGAAATAGCTAAGGTGAGCATATAAATTATTGTCCAAATAGAGAAACTTCTGATATTACATAATAATATGTAAACAATAATTGTAatattgcaaaattttaaaagaatatcaaaCAATAACATAAGAAAACTTATATAGCTataccacaaaataaatgaaaaactgtaATGAGATCATTCAGACTTTGTACAGGTTCTCCAAAGGACTACTCAATCTCTATTTAGAGATACATATACATCTGACTCATAACATCCCTTGTTTCCTACTGACTCTGCTGGTACACAACATGATCATGAAATAGTTCTCTCACCATcaccattttgtttttcagtaagcACCTTGCGGGTCTGTCTAGTGTTAGTGGTGTTAGAGGTGTTAGTAACATGGTGTCTAGAAAGGATCAGGAAAAGAGAGGAGGTCACCACTGGTTATCTTTCAAATCCACGCATATGTTAAAAGTGAGAACTCTTCATTGAACACGCATCTCACACCCTCAGACAAGAATACAGCAGCAGCTCGAATTACAAGCCAGAAGTCTGCCAAACCTATTTAAGAAAGATTTCATTAAGGATGGAAAATCTGGAACAGATTTTAAACTTCACAGAACATAGTGACTGCAAACATAGCGCAGACTATTTCAGACAAACATGCAAATAGACTAACTCACTTGCCTAACAGATACTGTTTAGTCAGaattttctatgaaaaatttGCAATTGTAAAACTTATTTGAAAACCAAAAGAGACTGGTGGTTTAGTCAATATTTTGCATTCAATTCTGGAAGAGCCTGGATTGTTTTGAGATTTGTTGAGAGATTCGTAGGTACACAATTTACCAAATAAAAGTCTCTGATAAACTCCATTGGGGCATCCCAGTTCCACCAGCTAGCTAGTCTTCGAAATGTTAAACCCTCCGTCACCTTTGTATATTAGAAAGGGGAGAGCATGATAACTGTTTTTTGATCCTTGAGGCTTGAGCCTCAAATCAATGAATGCAGGAAATAGtacatagcttttaaaaatataaatatatgatttgaCTTGTTTCTGGTAatctgagcttgttttccttgTAACCTCATTTACCTCCTATAAATAATTAATGTGACTGCATTGCAAAAACAGCCTAGGTTCATGTTAATCAGCACGGAAATCATGTCAGCTTGACTTACTCACTTAATAAGGCTTCCTGGGTAAGCAGCTTGATTGAAAACACACATTGGAACCTATTGGTCAACTGGCTAGCCAGGCCAAGTCAGAAAATCCCACTTTTAATATGGATGATGGAGCTTGTGTGCTGAGCCGCACTTCTAACGCAGGCAGATATCCAGAGGGAGGGTGAAAGACCTAATTAACTTTCTGTTAAAGTAACACAGACCTTTCAGAGGCAGGTGCACTCCGAGGCCAAAGAGGATGGAGTAGGCTTGGGAAACCTAATGTTCCACACGTCATTATAATAACATTTGTGTAGTCTTAGAGCAAAACTTTAAGGGAAAAGGGGATTGTTATGCTCATTTTATAGTCGAGGTCACTGCAGGTCAGGTAAATTAAGTACTGGAAATGCTAAGACATACAGCAGGTAGAGCAGGACATAACACCAGTTCTTCTGATTCCAAATACTAGGTTTgatgcttttttttctcctttttattttcatcacagctatggggaagaaagaaaggcacTTTGACTTCAGGAGATGTGGATCAGTAGAGCAAGTCACTGGGAAACGATCCTCATCCAAAGGGAGACTAGTTTAAGTGTTCTCTGCTTTTTAACTCTCATATTCCAGGATTCCTTCctctttcaaattgttttcttgttcctttcattcatttattcccccctctttttttactctgtttccttctcctttgcctcttccttctgtttctctcATCTCCTCTTCATTGTCATCATTATCACTGGGTCGTACATACATGTGTGGaaaggagagcaggagaggaaaggagagtccCCTGAATTGCCCCTGAAACTGAATACCAACCTAGCCTCTGCATTTGAGCTTTTTTATCATCCCCACCTCCGTACCTCTGGACACTAGCCAAGCTCTGTCGATCCTCACATCTATCACGAAGTGGGATTAAGAGAACAGAGTAGACTACCCTTTGCCTTTAACGCAACGTGATGGTTTCTGTAAGAGTCAAAGAGCTGCTTTCAAATCAGATTTACAGCaggtataaaggaaaaaaaccaaatgacTTTGGCTAAAACAATATAAAAGGCAACCAGTTTTCATCTTTGTTCTCTTACTAACCATGGAAAGGATGTAGATGACTCCAgtttaactttctcttttcccATAGGTACTGGTCCCTTAGCTCTGAGGGAATCCCATGAATATGTAGTGTAGTTTCAAAAGCATGGAAGCTGGAATAATGCACATTCTAATCCCAGTTCTTTTTATTCCTAGTTGTTGGTCCCAAACACATTATATCAGCTCTCTGATCTTTCATTTCCTCTTCGATAAAATAGGGATACGatatattttatgtgattttGCAAGTCAGAAATATGAGAAAGGATTTTGGAAACTTTAAATGCTGTAAAACACTATCCATATTAGTCTTCTGTTTAGTCTTGGGTTTTCTTACCTAACTCATTCACACATTtgcttattcaaaaataaaaattagggcttccctggtggcgcagtggttgagagtccgcctgccgatgcaggggacacgggttcgtgccccggtctgggaagatcccacatgccgcggagcggctgggcccgtgagccatggccgctgagcctgcgcgtctggagcctgtcctccgcaacgggagaggccacaacagtgagaggcccgcgtaacgcataaaaaaaaaaaaaataaaataaataaataaataaataaataaataaaaattatttctcatgGGTGAATAATAAAAGGAGACTGTATTAATTACTGTGCCTCTTATCTGTTTGGAACCTCCTCTGACTGGCTCAGAAGATCATCTGATAATTGCCTAATAACCTTCCCTTTTCCCCAGTGTGGCTAGACAGCACAGACCCTGGAGTCAGATTACCTGAGTTCAAATTTCAGCTCATTTGCttactagttatgtgaccttaggcaagcttcataatctttctgtgcctcagtctcctcctctttaaaataggaataatcatAGCCCTCCCTCACCAGATTATTGTGAGCATAAAATGAACTAATACATTTAAAGACTTTGAATAGTGCCAGACATCATAAATGCCGTGTAAGTGTTAGGTATTTTGTTCCTAAAGTTCACCATGAGTTTTTCTGGCCAAGTGGACACAATAGGTGTAATTACACTCTATGTTTAATGTTGATTTTATGCCAGCAAGAGCCAATGGCTCCATCTCAACAGCCATTTCAAAAAATTCCCTGATAAACCCACTCCCCCAACCTcctaatgaaattaaatatgaaagCTCCTGTTCTGTTACAAAGGGTGAGGAAACAGAGCTCTATCAGCTGCCTCTACTGGGCTGACTAAAACTCTTCCACCAGATTCCAGAAGGAAGTTAGCCTCTTGCATCCTGTTTTATAACTGGGAGACAGCAGTTGGCTGGACTCCTCCTCAGTCATATGAATTTTCAGGGTCATGAAGTTTCTGGTGGAATACAGACCATGCTTGGCACTTggacatttttccttttgtctctgaTTAAACAATATTGGGGATAAGATTTTCCTACCAGAATCAGGAGCCAGAgctcagaggagaaaaatgaagagtCTCTCAAATAGAAGTAAAAGCTAGGACTCctcagagataaagaaaaaatccttTCCTTTGACTTTTTGCACCTACATACCTTCAATGCAttaaaaagttagcagaagaaaaataaaaaaagataagcatCCAGTTTTCGACTTGAGAGTTGAAAGTATGTGTGATGCACTTCTGAGTTTTGATCAAGGAAACCAACTTGGCTCTCTCTAGAACAGGTACCCATTTCTACCATGGATCTCAGCCTGTTAATGAACCAACTCAGAGATGTATTGAAAGAAGCATAAAACTGAAACCCTGTTCCATCACTCACTTATTATAAGagcacagaaaaattattttaattattttaccctTGGGGCGAAATGGatataatatttttgtctttcatgtCTCATTTAGAAGCTTTTATGAAAGCAAGTACTTTGTAAAGTTATTATGGAAATGTAAGGGTTGGCAATTGTTTGATAGAAGCTGTACGGGAAGGTCTGTAGCACTATTGCACAAAGTATCCTGATACACCATTTTTAGGTTTCCCCAATTCCTAGAAAAGAAATTAGCTCTCAAAATATACATGAAGCACATTCCAGTATGACAAAAGTCAATGAATACTGGCTCTGGAGGCACAATACGGGCCCCCCTGCAACCCCCAAACACATTCTGATCCTATaaagctcattttattttttaatcttggaATTTAGATTTCCTTATGTATCTACACTTTATAACagaatttccccctttttttagGATTCTTCTGTGAAATTTTAAGTTTAGCCAATTCTCTCAAATTCAAcattttttcccacattttttaaaaatctgttctggAAAAAACGTTTGCTGAGGCAATGATTATGGCGACCCAATACTTTCATCACTAGGGCTGAGGTCATTGGGCATACTACTGTGTGGGGCTGTCCTGGAATTCATCCTACACTTTTACTAATTTTTGAGTTGCTGTGGAGAAGTTTCAATTGACGAATAAGTGAGTAAGGAGCTTttgcgtgtgtgtttgtggtgaTTAGACAGTGTCTTTCCTCTTAAAAGCTGATTGTACTAACTTCACCTCCTGATCCTATGACTAAATCCTAAATACAACAGGAAGGGGACTATTCAGCCCAGTTTCTAGGGAATCTAAGCATCAGAGAGACTGAATGCCTTGCTTGGATTTACAAAGTCTGCACTGAAGACAGAATGCAGACCAGGGTGCTCATAAGTTGTGCTGCCTGGAAACAGCCATTAGGCTGTTCTGTGCTCTTCCTATTCACACTTTTACACGCTCCACTTTCCTTGTTGATTAatacctgtacacacacacacacacacacacacacacacaccccttatcCAGCATAGACATGTCATACTTTAGTTTTCATAGCCTCAGATCCTAACCGTGAACTTTGCAAACAGAAGTTACTCAATCCTTCAGTTTTCCCTCCTTGTTCTTCAGCATTTCATCTCTGGTCCCTCTGTCAAAAAATGAGGgaagcattttacatttattattatttttctgaacaCATTTTTAGGGGTGGGTGAATGACGAGAGGcagaggaggcaaaaatatatatggaCAATCTTCCTCTTCTGATTTCCCATCTGAAAGCGCTGAGGAAAAGGAAAGGTCCCACCACTGATGCCAAATGTCTAAGGATTTTTAGCAGAGAAAATGGGGGCAATGGCAAGAATATGCCCCATGGCTTTCCAACATCTTTTCTCACTCCCTTTTCTATTGTCATTTCCTTGCGCACCCCACACCCTTCACTCTTTGCAGAGCCAAAAAAACTGTAAGCAGCGTGGTGGATTAGGTCAATTTTTTCAACGTATTTGGTAAGCCCCCTCAGGAAAGCAGTTAAACTTTTTGGCCCTTTTCTTCAGcattaataaaatggaagaatGGGCTTGACAGCAATGGGAGGATAATTTGTAAcctctattttataaaaatgattgaGAGTATCTGAGTTTCACTTTGAGTGACAGGTGCTATGGGAATTAGTGACATTATTACAATTTTAATATCTGTCCCTAAGTGTTCtggctctctctgcttctctatTCAAGTTTCCAAAATCCTGCTCCCTCCTTATTTAGCCCAGAAGAGACTTACCTCACACCAACTACTCCTCTAGGTCTGCAGGAACTACCCACAGAAACTTTAGTAGTCCCCATACCACCCCATCCGCTGGCTCACCTCTGTCAGTGGCAATCCCTGGCGTGAACTCTGTGAATCTGTGTCCTGGAGGAGACTCAGAGAAACCAAGTCTCCCTGACCATCCAGATCATAGGAGGAGGTGCTTTTAGCGATCCATGTTAAACCCGGCCACTGCCTCTTAGGAATGCCCCCGGGTCTGGTTCCTCTGACTGCTACTTATTCTACTCCTTCCTTGGAGTTCTGTATGCTCCTCCAGGACGCCTTGGGCGGATGCAGCTAGTTTAGTTGGTCTTCAGTACCTCCTCTCCTGGTTAGTTCCCTGGAGTGGAGCTTTCAGGACCACAGCCTCTGGGCAGCTCCTGCGCTCTGGCCGGAGGCTCGGAGTTGCAGCAGTTTTGATTGCTTTCCCAGCTGCCCAGGGAGGGGTGATACTGCCCGCAGTCTAACTCCTCCCTTTCCACAGCCGAAAGACACGCCCACTTCAAAGGGTTCCTCTGGTCAGGTCCTGCTTAGccatttgtttgttggttggtttgttggTTTAAATGGGGATAGAGGATGGTAGAAAGGGAATATGGGAGGAGAGTTGCTGAAGTTGAGAGCTAATAAGAGCTAATAAGAGCTAATAAGggcaaataaaaatattggtCCACGTCTGAAGAGtcaaagaatgagaaagataCATGCCCACGACACAACATCATTGACTGTTACCTTACACATGTGGATTGGAGTCTTTGGCTTTAAAACTTCCAAACTctaaaaatagaaggaagaagaatctttctctcccttctttctaaCCTGTCAAACATTCCCATTTAAAACCCTTTCATTTTAATATAGACAAAgctatatctatatttattgtactgttctttcaacttttctgtttgtttgaaattttaaaaacaaaaagcaaatgaataaaatctTTTATTCTGAGGACACTTAACTCCCCAAATTACAAATTGGAATTCGCtattgttttccaaaaatatatcattaagCGTTCAGGTAGAAAAAGTTCACCTGATTGGTAATGaacttggaaggaaagaagggtcAAATAATTCCTAAAACTCCTGGGGCATTTTGAAGTAAGATTAAATTgctagaagagaaaaaagaaaactacatctggaaagacttaaagaaaatacatgtatatgctTTATGACAGATAGCTATCTGTGAACCAGGCTACCAAGTGAAAGTGTGGAATCTTCATTGTAGAGATTGTCAAATTTGGAATACTACCTTATGTAAAAATTTACCAAGATCAAATACATAATTGTGAGTTCTTATTAAGGTGTAAAGGATTTTGCAATCGTCTAGTGATTCTGAGGAGCGAAGGGAAGGTGCTTGAATGAGCAATTGGCTGCACGATCTTTAATAATTCAACTTTACTTCTGGCAtcaattttcacatctgtaaaatgacctGGTCACTTAAGTTTTTTCCTTCAATAGCAAGCCAGCATTCTGGGCCCAAGCTCAACCTCTTTTTGAAATTGACTTGAAGGCAATCCTCCAGGCTTTTTGGAAATCACTTTACCAATGTAAGCACATGTGTGTGATAGAgatgaaaagttgaaaatatGCCTTGTTGAAAGGGAATGTGCAAAAGGTTAAAACAAAAGATAGTTTACTGCCAATAAAGTTGAAAGGAATACCTTAggtttaaaatagttaattaaaaaaaaaaattctgatataGGTGTCATGTGACTCTTGTCCTTCCCAGAAAaccagaaaatagaaattaatactttttttcaGTTCATAGGAAAACCTCTAAGCTTTTACAAATCTTTTTTGCATCCCTATCTAGGAAATATCCGCTCAGCAAAATAACTTCATTTTCAGAGTCATTAAATTACACATGCTAGGAATGGTGGATTTCTGAAAACCAAATCAGAATCTACAGCTCAGCCAGAGGAGATTTATCTATGGAGTAGTCTGTGTTTAGAATACAGCTGCAATGAGTATGTACAGGATGGATTGATCCCCTGTTTGTGTCTTTGAAGCGACCTCCATGGATGTTTGAGAGTCGATGATACTGGTGGCGTTAGGATGCTGCCGGTGAAATGTTCAGAGGGCAGAGAGGAGTAGTGGATTAGCAGAAAGGTGAACATATTGAGACAAAGATGAGGGTGGGGACAGAACATTCTGTGGGGCTCCTTGCTTTCTCTGACAGATGTAAGGGACTGGACACAATAGGATTAGCTCTCAAAACACGTTCAgttgtgtgtagtgtgtgtgccTGCGCGTGCAGCCTCGGTAGGGCGTCGAAGAGGGCAaactcttaaattttctttaagagTTGACTTTTTCAGAGGGAGGAGTGGAATCGGTTTCATCAGGGTCACCCTCATCACAGCTCCTGGACGGTTATACGGTTGGCTATTCAACTCGGAGAGAGCAgaaaggggcgggggtgggggaggggtgtgatgCTGTCAGCAGAAGCAAGGGGTGGTGGCTGAATGCAAGGCAGTTGtactccttctcctcccccaacACAGTTCTTGGGCCAGAGGGCCAATCCCcagcccttccttctttctctgccgCTTTTTGTAAAGCTCTGAGCTAACCTGTTACAACCATCTGCTGGGCGGAGAAAACGCAACTAGCGTTCAGTTGCCGGCCCACAGGCTTGACGCTGGGAGCCATTGAAGCAGAGAGAAGCGAGGCAACAGGCAGATTTATGGGCAGCAATCTGttaccttcccccctcccccaaggcccCTCTGCCAGGAGACAGCTTGATAATCCATCAACCCCACTAATGAATTAATTAGTATTCCCAGTGATCCCGACCCCCAAAGGGGACCAGCCTGCAGGGCCCCTAAGGGGGCTGGAAACTGCCTTCTTCGACCAGACACTGAGGACCAGGGACCAATGCCTGACATTAGGCCCCAGGGTGCTGAGCTGCAAGCCACATACCCTGTTCTAAAAGATCCCCAGATGTCTTTCCTTCTCACCTTCCCTCGGGAGACGGCTAGCTTTTGCTGAATTAAAACCAACACCACC
This genomic stretch from Phocoena phocoena chromosome 11, mPhoPho1.1, whole genome shotgun sequence harbors:
- the NEUROD4 gene encoding neurogenic differentiation factor 4 — its product is MAKSYVKPKEMTELVNTPSWMDKGPASQNEIKEEERRPAAYGMPGSLAEEHDSIEEEEEEEEDGEKPKRRGPKKKKMTKARLERFRARRVKANARERTRMHGLNDALDNLRRVMPCYSKTQKLSKIETLRLARNYIWALSEVLETGQTPEGKGFVEMLCKGLSQPTSNLVAGCLQLGSQSVLLEKCEEKSPLCDSAISVHNFNYQSPGLPSPPYGHMETHLINLKPPVFKSLGESSFGSHPPDCSTPPYEGPLTPPLSISGNFSLKQDASPDLDKSYSFMPHYPSASLSSGHVHSTPFQAGTPRYDVPIDMSYDSYPHHGIGAQLNTIFTD